From the Burkholderia sp. WP9 genome, the window AGAAGTGCATTTGCTCATGCACCATCGTGTGGTTCGTGACCGTCTTCACAAACTCGGCGTTCTGCTGCGCGTTCGGCAGTTCGCCCTTCAGCAGCAGATAGCAGGTTTCGAGGAAGTCCGCGTTTTCCGCGAGGTTGTCGATCGGGTAGCCGCGGTACAGCAGCTCGCCCTTATCGCCGTCGATGTAGGTGATCGCGGAATTGCACGCCGCCGTCGACATGAAGCCCGGGTCGTACGTGAACTTGCCGGTCTGGCCGTACAGTTTGCGGATGTCGATCACGTCCGGGCCGAGAGTGCCCTTGTAGATCGGCATTTCAACGCTCGGCGAATTGTCGCTGAACGATAGCGTGGCTTTAACATCTGACGGGGTCATAGCAGATCCTCAATCGAAGTATGGAAACAGGTTTTCGATAATTGCACGCCTGGAACAACGGACAAGCGGCACACGGGCCGCTCAGGCATTCCGCAGCAACTCCAGCACCCGGATCACATCCGGGTCGGCAAGGTCGCCCTCCGGTTCCTTGCGCGCGAGCAGCAAGTCCATCAGGTCGTTATCGCTCAGCTCGAGCAGGCGCGTGAGAGCGCCCACGTCGGCATCGCTGAGGTCATGCTCATATCGGCCGAAAAAACGTTCAAAGATCAGATCGTTTTCCAGCAGGCCCCGCCGCGCGCGCCAGCGAAGGCGCGCGCGGCGGAGAGGGTCGGACTGATGCGATGTGTCGTCCATCTCAAACAGCGCGGCGAACCATCAATTCCTTGATCTTGCCAATCGCCTTGGTCGGGTTCAGGCCCTTCGGGCAAACGTCGACGCAATTCATGATCGTATGGCAACGGAACAGACGGTACGGATCTTCCAGGTTGTCGAGGCGTTCGCCGGTCGCTTCGTCGCGGCTGTCCGCGATGAAACGGTAGGCTTGCAACAGGCCGGCCGGGCCAACGAACTTGTCCGGATTCCACCAGAAGCTCGGGCACGAAGTCGAGCAGCTCGCGCACAGAATACATTCGTACAGGCCGTCGAGCTCGTCGCGTTCTTCCGGCGACTGCAGACGTTCCTTTTCCGGCGGCGGCGTATCGTTGATCAGGTACGGCTTGATCGAGTGATACTGGTTGAAGAACTGCGTCATATCGACGATCAGGTCGCGAATGACCGGCAATCCCGGCAGCGGACGCAGCACGATCTTTTGCGGCAGATCGTTCATGTTCTGCAGGCAGGCCAGACCGTTCTTGCCATTGATGTTCATGGCGTCCGAACCGCACACGCCTTCGCGGCACGAGCGGCGGAACGACAGCGTTTCGTCAACTGCCTTCAACTTCAGCAGCGCGTCGAGCAGCATGCGTTCGTGCGAGTCGATTTCGATCTCGTACGTTTGCATGCGCGGCGCTGCGTCCTTGTCCGGGTCGTAGCGATAAATTTCAAATGTACGCTTTGCCATTTCTGAATTCCTTTGACTTGTGCCTTAGAAGGTCCGCGCTTTCGGCGGAACCGATTCGACCGTCAGCGGTTGCATGTGAACCGGCTTGTAGTCGAGGCGATCGCCTTCGCTGAACCACAGCGTATGGCGCAGCCAGTTTTCGTCGTCGCGATGTTCGAAGTCGTTCTGCGCGTGCGCGCCACGGCTTTCCTTACGCGCTTCGGCCGAAACCATCGTGGCGCGTGCCACTTCGATCAGGTTCGCCACTTCCAGCGCTTCGACACGTGCCGTGTTGAACACCTTCGACTTGTCCTTCAGATGGATGCTGTCGACGCGGTCAGCCACTTCGCGAATGCGCTCGACGCCTTCCGACAGCA encodes:
- a CDS encoding succinate dehydrogenase iron-sulfur subunit, with the protein product MAKRTFEIYRYDPDKDAAPRMQTYEIEIDSHERMLLDALLKLKAVDETLSFRRSCREGVCGSDAMNINGKNGLACLQNMNDLPQKIVLRPLPGLPVIRDLIVDMTQFFNQYHSIKPYLINDTPPPEKERLQSPEERDELDGLYECILCASCSTSCPSFWWNPDKFVGPAGLLQAYRFIADSRDEATGERLDNLEDPYRLFRCHTIMNCVDVCPKGLNPTKAIGKIKELMVRRAV
- a CDS encoding succinate dehydrogenase assembly factor 2; translated protein: MDDTSHQSDPLRRARLRWRARRGLLENDLIFERFFGRYEHDLSDADVGALTRLLELSDNDLMDLLLARKEPEGDLADPDVIRVLELLRNA